The following coding sequences are from one Capsicum annuum cultivar UCD-10X-F1 chromosome 3, UCD10Xv1.1, whole genome shotgun sequence window:
- the LOC107865716 gene encoding beta-D-glucosyl crocetin beta-1,6-glucosyltransferase-like has product MQYLSSITNKKILGVGPLIGQIDQNTSSGDNISPDDLDIIQWLDKKDRFSTVYVVFGSENIWLKENIQQIARGIELSNVNFLWVLRYPGRDGRMCDVEEVLPEGFVKRVKDRRIVVSKWVSYAQIMRHPSIGGFLSHCGWEFYN; this is encoded by the coding sequence atgcaGTACTTGTCCTCTATAACAAATAAGAAGATTTTAGGTGTTGGACCACTTATAGGACAAATTGATCAAAACACTAGTAGTGGTGACAATATTTCTCCGGACGATTTGGATATCATTCAATGGCTAGACAAAAAAGATCGATTTTCAACTGTTTACGTTGTATTTGGAAGTGAAAATATATGGTTGAAGGAAAATATTCAACAGATTGCTCGTGGAATCGAGCTAAGTAATGTGAACTTTCTATGGGTACTAAGGTATCCAGGACGCGATGGACGAATGTGTGATGTTGAAGAAGTTTTGCCCGAAGGGTTTGTGAAAAGAGTAAAGGACAGACGAATTGTTGTGTCAAAATGGGTGTCATATGCCCAAATCATGAGGCACCCGAGCATCGGAGGATTCTTGAGTCATTGCGGATGGGAATTCTACAATTGA